The Panicum hallii strain FIL2 chromosome 9, PHallii_v3.1, whole genome shotgun sequence genome has a window encoding:
- the LOC112875619 gene encoding ACT domain-containing protein ACR3-like isoform X2, with the protein MKYVSGPYFEPDFDPLLDRFGTPGVVVDNETREDCTLVKVDSVNRDGVLLEMVQLLTDLDLVISKSYISSDGGWLMDVFHVTDQTGRKLTDPSLPEFIQRALVPFHRAGNGPSPRFTTCLGNVVGPGGPDVSDCAALEFTVHDRPGLLSSITSVLVDNGCHVESGQAWTHNGRAAGVLYVTATADGAALHPSRWARIERLVNAVVDARENVTGERHWVRVSEPVQGRVHTERRLHQLMHDDRDYESGPAPTPVDEELFSMGDKAATARTARRAETRVSIDSWEERGYAVVKMTSRDRPRLLFDTVCALTDMHYVVFHATVGSQGALAIQEYYIRHKDGRTVDSNAERQKVSRCLVAAVERRATHGMRVEVRAADRSGLLSDFTRVLREHGLSLLRVELKRHKDEAVGIFYLVTDTGGEVRTEAVRAVQARVAEMDVSLDIVKEAPGWPPVRKTSVPAPPAAGQQQAQQRPRPSLGSLLWSHLGKLSNNFSYIRS; encoded by the exons ATGAAGTACGTCTCCGGGCCGTACTTCGAGCCGGACTTCGATCCGCTCCTCGACCGCTTCGGCACGCCCGG GGTCGTCGTCGACAACGAGACGCGCGAGGACTGCACGCTCGTGAAG GTTGACAGCGTGAACCGGGACGGCGTGCTGCTGGAGATGGTGCAGCTGCTCACCGATCTCGACCTCGTCATCTCCAAGTCCTACATCTCCTCCGACGGCGGCTGGCTCATGGATG TGTTCCACGTCACGGACCAGACCGGGCGCAAGCTGACCGACCCGTCGCTCCCCGAGTTCATCCAGCGGGCGCTCGTGCCGTTCCACCGGGCCGGCAACGGCCCGTCGCCCAGGTTCACGACGTGCCTCGGCAACGTGGTCGGCCCCGGCGGCCCCGACGTGTCGGACTGCGCCGCCCTCGAGTTCACGGTGCACGACCGGCCGGGGCTCCTGTCGTCCATCACCTCCGTGCTGGTCGACAACGGGTGCCACGTCGAGTCGGGGCAGGCGTGGACGCACAACGGGCGCGCCGCGGGCGTGCTCTACGTGACGGCGACGGCCGACGGCGCCGCGCTGCACCCGAGCCGGTGGGCGCGCATCGAGCGCCTGGTGAACGCCGTGGTGGACGCGCGCGAGAACGTGACCGGGGAGCGGCACTGGGTGCGCGTGTCGGAGCCCGTGCAGGGCCGCGTCCACACGGAGCGCCGGCTGCACCAGCTGATGCACGACGACCGGGACTACGAGTCCGGCCCGGCCCCGACGCCCGTCGACGAGGAGCTCTTCAGCATGGGCGACAAGGCGGCCACCGCCCGGACGGCTCGCCGCGCGGAGACCCGGGTGTCCATCGACAGCTGGGAGGAGCGGGGCTACGCCGTCGTCAAGATGACGAGCAGGGACCGCCCCAGGCTGCTCTTCGACACGGTGTGCGCGCTCACCGACATGCACTACGTCGTCTTCCACGCCACCGTCGGATCCCAGGGCGCCCTTGCCATTCAG GAATACTACATCCGGCACAAGGACGGGCGCACGGTCGACAGCAACGCCGAGCGGCAGAAGGTCTCCCGGTGCCTCGTCGCCGCGGTGGAGCGGAGGGCCACGCAT GGCATGAGGGTGGAGGTGCGCGCCGCCGACAGGTCCGGGCTGCTCTCCGACTTCACCAGGGTATTGCGGGAGCACGGCCTCTCGCTGCTCAGAGTCGAGCTCAAGAGGCACAAGGACGAGGCCGTTGGCATCTTTTACCTCGTCACggacaccggcggcgaggtgcgcACCGAGGCGGTGCGCGCCGTGCAGGCCAGGGTAGCCGAGATGGACGTCTCGCTCGACATAGTCAAGGAGGCCCCTGGCTGGCCGCCGGTGAGGAAGACCAGCGTGCCGGCCCCGCCTGCCGCCGGGCAGCAGCAGGCCCAGCAGAGGCCGAGACCTTCCCTGGGGAGCCTTCTATGGTCACACCTCGGGAAGCTCTCAAATAACTTCAGCTACATCAGATCTTGA
- the LOC112875619 gene encoding ACT domain-containing protein ACR3-like isoform X1, with protein MKYVSGPYFEPDFDPLLDRFGTPGVVVDNETREDCTLVKVDSVNRDGVLLEMVQLLTDLDLVISKSYISSDGGWLMDVFHVTDQTGRKLTDPSLPEFIQRALVPFHRAGNGPSPRFTTCLGNVVGPGGPDVSDCAALEFTVHDRPGLLSSITSVLVDNGCHVESGQAWTHNGRAAGVLYVTATADGAALHPSRWARIERLVNAVVDARENVTGERHWVRVSEPVQGRVHTERRLHQLMHDDRDYESGPAPTPVDEELFSMGDKAATARTARRAETRVSIDSWEERGYAVVKMTSRDRPRLLFDTVCALTDMHYVVFHATVGSQGALAIQEYYIRHKDGRTVDSNAERQKVSRCLVAAVERRATHVRLDHPSPSLYLAGASLTQGVAHWHVVQGMRVEVRAADRSGLLSDFTRVLREHGLSLLRVELKRHKDEAVGIFYLVTDTGGEVRTEAVRAVQARVAEMDVSLDIVKEAPGWPPVRKTSVPAPPAAGQQQAQQRPRPSLGSLLWSHLGKLSNNFSYIRS; from the exons ATGAAGTACGTCTCCGGGCCGTACTTCGAGCCGGACTTCGATCCGCTCCTCGACCGCTTCGGCACGCCCGG GGTCGTCGTCGACAACGAGACGCGCGAGGACTGCACGCTCGTGAAG GTTGACAGCGTGAACCGGGACGGCGTGCTGCTGGAGATGGTGCAGCTGCTCACCGATCTCGACCTCGTCATCTCCAAGTCCTACATCTCCTCCGACGGCGGCTGGCTCATGGATG TGTTCCACGTCACGGACCAGACCGGGCGCAAGCTGACCGACCCGTCGCTCCCCGAGTTCATCCAGCGGGCGCTCGTGCCGTTCCACCGGGCCGGCAACGGCCCGTCGCCCAGGTTCACGACGTGCCTCGGCAACGTGGTCGGCCCCGGCGGCCCCGACGTGTCGGACTGCGCCGCCCTCGAGTTCACGGTGCACGACCGGCCGGGGCTCCTGTCGTCCATCACCTCCGTGCTGGTCGACAACGGGTGCCACGTCGAGTCGGGGCAGGCGTGGACGCACAACGGGCGCGCCGCGGGCGTGCTCTACGTGACGGCGACGGCCGACGGCGCCGCGCTGCACCCGAGCCGGTGGGCGCGCATCGAGCGCCTGGTGAACGCCGTGGTGGACGCGCGCGAGAACGTGACCGGGGAGCGGCACTGGGTGCGCGTGTCGGAGCCCGTGCAGGGCCGCGTCCACACGGAGCGCCGGCTGCACCAGCTGATGCACGACGACCGGGACTACGAGTCCGGCCCGGCCCCGACGCCCGTCGACGAGGAGCTCTTCAGCATGGGCGACAAGGCGGCCACCGCCCGGACGGCTCGCCGCGCGGAGACCCGGGTGTCCATCGACAGCTGGGAGGAGCGGGGCTACGCCGTCGTCAAGATGACGAGCAGGGACCGCCCCAGGCTGCTCTTCGACACGGTGTGCGCGCTCACCGACATGCACTACGTCGTCTTCCACGCCACCGTCGGATCCCAGGGCGCCCTTGCCATTCAG GAATACTACATCCGGCACAAGGACGGGCGCACGGTCGACAGCAACGCCGAGCGGCAGAAGGTCTCCCGGTGCCTCGTCGCCGCGGTGGAGCGGAGGGCCACGCATGTCAGGCTCGACCACCCCTCTCCGTCGTTGTACTTGGCGGGCGCCTCACTAACACAGGGCGTCGCGCATTGGCATGTCGTGCAGGGCATGAGGGTGGAGGTGCGCGCCGCCGACAGGTCCGGGCTGCTCTCCGACTTCACCAGGGTATTGCGGGAGCACGGCCTCTCGCTGCTCAGAGTCGAGCTCAAGAGGCACAAGGACGAGGCCGTTGGCATCTTTTACCTCGTCACggacaccggcggcgaggtgcgcACCGAGGCGGTGCGCGCCGTGCAGGCCAGGGTAGCCGAGATGGACGTCTCGCTCGACATAGTCAAGGAGGCCCCTGGCTGGCCGCCGGTGAGGAAGACCAGCGTGCCGGCCCCGCCTGCCGCCGGGCAGCAGCAGGCCCAGCAGAGGCCGAGACCTTCCCTGGGGAGCCTTCTATGGTCACACCTCGGGAAGCTCTCAAATAACTTCAGCTACATCAGATCTTGA